The Leptodactylus fuscus isolate aLepFus1 chromosome 3, aLepFus1.hap2, whole genome shotgun sequence genome has a segment encoding these proteins:
- the BCL6 gene encoding B-cell lymphoma 6 protein codes for MTSATDSCIQFTRHASDVLLNLNRLRSRDILTDVIIVVNREHFRAHKTVLMACSGLFYTIFTDQMKCNMNIINLDPEISAEGFRVLLDFMYTSRLSLRDSSIMAVMSTALYLQMEHVVDTCQRFLKSSEDIVSSVKPPRGEDFLQGRSMIPDVMAYRNCEISENTVPLRNTAICDGRSYIPNLYNGSSSSYPLYNHIPVHGFLFPDDEVRDAQMADIQRSNRYPKESVLPGENSRTVLGDYRKAVTDLSVNVCHSNIYSPKEALEDPRSDSQYNVLAGSRSAGPSVRSSPFYNCEKGKEEERTSSEDEITHFKPTNSPVNRKGLVSPQSPQKSDCQPNSPTESSSSKNARISQGSSSPLSKSSTDPKACNWKKYKLLNSLNQSDKEGCTNQSEMANLSPPFYTSQTNCQQPVKSENMDIQTSSKLNGSPEDSAVPQASKLNGLVNRSLEGSPLSSEGHSPLYIHTAKFNMFSSQSPPEMCPHTPGSTFGEEIAETQSEFSDSSCENGTFFCNECDSRFSEEGSLKRHTLQMHSDKPYKCDRCQASFRYKGNLASHKTVHTGEKPYRCSICGAQFNRPANLKTHTRIHSGEKPYKCETCGARFVQVAHLRAHVLIHTGEKPYPCEICGTRFRHLQTLKSHLRIHTGEKPYHCEKCNLHFRHKSQLRLHLRQKHGAITNTKVQYRVSQAELPTEIPKSC; via the exons ATGACATCTGCAACTGACAGCTGCATCCAGTTCACGCGACATGCGAGTGATGTCCTCTTGAATCTTAATCGTCTTCGAAGTAGAGATATCCTGACAGATGTGATCATCGTTGTGAACAGGGAACACTTTCGAGCTCACAAGACAGTCTTGATGGCTTGTAG tggaTTATTTTACACCATCTTCACAGACCAGATGAAGTGCAACATGAATATCATCAACCTAGATCCAGAAATCAGTGCAGAGGGATTTAGAGTCCTTTTGGATTTCATGTACACATCTCGTCTTAGTTTAAGAGACAGCAGCATTATGGCAGTCATGAGCACTGCACTTTATCTACAGATGGAGCATGTTGTGGACACCTGCCAGAGGTTCCTCAAGTCCAG TGAAGATATTGTGAGTTCTGTGAAACCACCTAGAGGAGAAGATTTTCTACAAGGCAGGTCGATGATACCCGATGTTATGGCCTACAGAAACTGTGAGATATCAGAAAATACTGTACCTCTTCGTAATACAGCCATCTGCGATGGAAGGTCCTATATACCCAACTTGTACAATGGTTCTTCATCTTCATACCCTCTGTACAATCACATTCCAGTCCATGGGTTTCTCTTCCCGGATGATGAAGTAAGAGATGCACAGATGGCTGACATCCAAAGATCTAATAGATATCCTAAGGAAAGTGTGTTACCTGGAGAAAATTCAAGGACTGTGCTGGGAGATTACAGGAAAGCGGTCACAGATTTGTCCGTCAACGTGTGCCACAGCAACATTTACTCTCCTAAAGAAGCTTTGGAAGATCCTCGTAGTGACTCTCAGTACAATGTGCTTGCAGGCTCCCGATCTGCTGGTCCATCCGTGAGAAGCAGCCCATTCTATAATTGCGAGAAAGGGAAAGAGGAGGAAAGAACATCCTCAGAGGATGAAATAACGCACTTTAAACCTACAAACTCTCCTGTCAACCGCAAAGGTTTGGTTAGCCCTCAAAGTCCCCAGAAGTCAGACTGTCAACCTAACTCTCCAACAGAGTCCAGCAGCAGCAAAAATGCTCGAATTTCACAAGGATCTAGTTCTCCCTTGTCAAAATCTTCTACAGACCCAAAGGCTTGTAACTGGAAAAAGTATAAACTGCTCAATTCCCTGAACCAGAGTGACAAAGAAGGGTGTACCAACCAAAGTGAAATGGCCAACCTGTCTCCACCATTTTACACTTCTCAGACAAATTGTCAACAGCCAGTTAAGTCAGAAAATATGGACATTCAAACGTCATCAAAACTTAATGGAAGCCCGGAAGACTCAGCCGTGCCTCAGGCTAGCAAATTGAACGGTCTTGTAAACAG GAGTTTGGAAGGGTCACCTCTGAGCAGTGAAGGACATTCACCTCTTTACATCCACACAGCCAAGTTCAACATGTTTTCTTCGCAATCTCCTCCAGAAATGTGTCCTCACACCCCTGGTTCTACCTTTGGAGAAGAAATAGCTGAGACCCAATCTGAGTTTTCAGACTCAAGCTGTG AAAATGGCACTTTCTTTTGTAATGAATGCGACTCTCGTTTCTCTGAAGAGGGCTCTTTAAAAAGACACACTCTGCAGATGCACAGTGATAAGCCCTATAAGTGTGACCGCTGCCAAGCTTCATTCCGCTACAAGGGAAACCTGGCCAGCCACAAGACAGTACACACTG GTGAGAAACCATATCGCTGTAGTATTTGTGGTGCACAGTTTAACCGACCTGCAAATCTAAAGACCCACACAAGAATTCACTCTGGAGAAAAGCCGTATAAGTGTGAGACATGTGGTGCCCGCTTTGTACAG GTTGCTCACCTCCGTGCACATGTGCTTATACACACCGGAGAAAAACCATACCCATGTGAAATCTGTGGAACTAGATTCAGACACTTGCAGACATTAAAGAGCCATCTACGTAtccacactggagagaagccctATCAT tgcgAAAAATGCAATCTCCATTTTCGTCACAAGAGCCAACTAAGACTTCATCTGCGCCAAAAACATGGTGCGATCACCAACACAAAAGTCCAGTACCGTGTGTCTCAAGCAGAGCTCCCCACTGAAATCCCAAAATCTTGCTGA